The following proteins are co-located in the Pseudomonas antarctica genome:
- the sdhA gene encoding succinate dehydrogenase flavoprotein subunit, with protein sequence MANIPTISFDAIIIGGGGAGMRAALQLAQGGHKTAVITKVFPTRSHTVSAQGGITCAIASADPNDDWRWHMYDTVKGSDYIGDQDAIEYMCQEGPAAVFELDHMGLPFSRTEQGRIYQRPFGGQSKDYGKGGQAARTCAASDRTGHALLHTLYQGNLKAGTTFLNEYYAVDLVKNQDGAFVGVIAICIETGETTYIRAKATVLATGGAGRIYASTTNALINTGDGVGMALRAGVPVQDIEMWQFHPTGIAGAGVLVTEGCRGEGGYLINKHGERFMERYAPNAKDLAGRDVVARSMVKEIIAGNGCGPNGDHVLLKLDHLGEEVLHSRLPGICELSKTFAHVDPVVAPVPVVPTCHYMMGGVPTNIHGQAITQNAEGVDEIIHGLFAVGEVACVSVHGANRLGGNSLLDLVVFGRAAGLHLEKALTDGIEYDDATDANIEAALARLNALNERTDGEDVATLRRELQNCMQNYFGVFRTGEYMQKGIAQLADLRKRIANVKINDKSQAFNTARIEALELQNLLEVAEATAIAAEVRKESRGAHAREDFEDRDDENWLCHTLYFPGDKRVTKRAVNFSPKTVPTFEPKIRTY encoded by the coding sequence ATGGCTAACATTCCAACTATTTCCTTCGACGCCATCATCATTGGTGGCGGCGGTGCTGGCATGCGCGCAGCGCTGCAGCTGGCTCAGGGTGGTCACAAGACTGCCGTGATCACCAAGGTGTTCCCGACGCGTTCGCACACTGTTTCAGCCCAGGGTGGCATCACCTGCGCCATCGCCTCCGCCGATCCGAACGATGACTGGCGCTGGCACATGTACGATACCGTCAAGGGTTCCGACTACATCGGTGACCAGGACGCTATCGAATACATGTGTCAGGAAGGCCCGGCTGCCGTGTTCGAGCTGGACCACATGGGCCTGCCGTTCTCGCGTACCGAGCAAGGTCGTATCTACCAGCGTCCATTCGGCGGCCAGTCGAAAGATTACGGTAAAGGCGGCCAGGCTGCCCGTACGTGCGCCGCGTCCGACCGTACCGGTCATGCGCTGCTGCATACCCTTTATCAGGGCAACCTGAAAGCCGGCACTACGTTCCTGAACGAGTACTACGCTGTTGACCTGGTCAAAAACCAGGACGGCGCATTCGTCGGCGTGATTGCCATCTGCATCGAAACCGGTGAAACCACCTACATCCGCGCCAAGGCAACTGTTCTGGCGACTGGCGGTGCAGGTCGTATCTACGCTTCGACCACCAATGCCCTGATCAACACCGGTGACGGCGTCGGCATGGCACTGCGTGCGGGCGTGCCGGTACAAGACATCGAAATGTGGCAGTTCCACCCGACCGGTATCGCCGGCGCGGGCGTACTGGTTACCGAAGGTTGCCGTGGTGAAGGTGGTTACCTGATCAACAAGCACGGCGAGCGTTTCATGGAGCGTTATGCTCCGAACGCGAAAGACCTTGCCGGTCGTGACGTTGTTGCCCGTTCGATGGTTAAAGAAATCATCGCTGGCAATGGCTGTGGCCCGAATGGCGACCACGTACTGCTGAAGCTCGATCACCTGGGCGAAGAAGTGCTGCACAGCCGCCTGCCAGGTATCTGTGAGCTGTCCAAGACTTTTGCTCACGTTGACCCGGTGGTTGCTCCGGTTCCGGTTGTTCCGACTTGCCACTATATGATGGGCGGTGTTCCGACCAACATTCATGGCCAGGCGATCACTCAGAACGCTGAAGGCGTGGACGAGATCATTCATGGCCTGTTCGCGGTAGGCGAAGTGGCATGCGTATCGGTTCACGGTGCCAACCGTCTGGGCGGCAACTCGCTGCTCGACCTGGTGGTGTTCGGCCGCGCGGCCGGCCTGCACCTGGAAAAAGCCCTGACCGACGGCATCGAATACGATGACGCTACCGACGCCAATATCGAGGCCGCCCTGGCGCGCCTGAACGCTCTGAACGAGCGTACCGATGGTGAAGACGTAGCTACCCTGCGTCGCGAGCTGCAAAACTGCATGCAGAACTACTTCGGTGTATTCCGTACTGGCGAATACATGCAGAAGGGTATCGCCCAGCTGGCCGATCTGCGCAAGCGTATTGCCAACGTCAAGATCAACGATAAGAGCCAGGCGTTCAACACCGCTCGTATCGAAGCACTTGAGCTGCAAAACCTGTTGGAAGTGGCTGAAGCGACTGCGATCGCCGCCGAGGTTCGTAAAGAATCCCGTGGTGCTCACGCTCGTGAAGACTTTGAAGATCGCGACGACGAAAACTGGTTGTGCCACACCCTGTACTTCCCGGGTGACAAGCGCGTAACCAAGCGTGCCGTGAACTTCTCGCCGAAGACAGTTCCGACCTTTGAACCGAAGATTCGGACTTACTAA
- the sdhC gene encoding succinate dehydrogenase, cytochrome b556 subunit, with protein MNSQRPVNLDLRTIKLPITGVTSFLHRVSGIILFLGLGIMLYALSKSLGSEEGYAEVKACLTSPLAKFVAWGLLSALLYHLVAGVRHLIMDMGIGETLEGGRLGSKIIIAISVALIVLAGVWIW; from the coding sequence GTGAATAGCCAACGACCTGTAAACCTAGACCTAAGGACCATCAAACTCCCCATCACCGGCGTTACGTCGTTCCTGCACCGTGTTTCCGGCATCATCCTGTTCCTGGGCTTGGGCATCATGCTTTATGCATTGAGCAAATCCCTGGGTTCCGAGGAAGGATACGCCGAGGTGAAGGCATGCTTGACCAGCCCGCTGGCCAAGTTCGTAGCATGGGGCCTCCTGTCCGCTCTGCTTTATCACCTGGTAGCCGGCGTGCGCCACTTGATCATGGATATGGGCATCGGTGAGACGCTGGAAGGCGGCCGCCTGGGCTCGAAAATCATCATCGCCATTTCCGTGGCGCTGATCGTTCTGGCAGGAGTTTGGATATGGTAA
- a CDS encoding succinate dehydrogenase iron-sulfur subunit, with product MLKVSVYRYNPDQDAAPFMQEFQVDTGGKDLMVLDVLALIKEQDEGFSYRRSCREGVCGSDGMNINGKNGLACITPLSAVVKGNKLIVRPLPGLPVIRDLVVDMSIFYKQYEKVKPFLQNDTPAPAIERLQSPEEREKLDGLYECILCACCSTSCPSFWWNPDKFLGPAALLQAYRFLADSRDTKTSERLASLDDPFSVFRCRGIMNCVNVCPKGLNPTKAIGHIRNMLLQSGV from the coding sequence ATGTTGAAAGTCAGTGTTTACCGCTACAACCCTGATCAGGACGCTGCGCCGTTCATGCAGGAATTCCAGGTCGATACCGGTGGTAAAGACCTGATGGTGCTGGATGTATTGGCACTGATCAAAGAGCAGGACGAAGGTTTCTCCTATCGTCGCTCTTGCCGTGAAGGTGTGTGCGGTTCCGACGGCATGAACATCAACGGCAAAAACGGCCTGGCGTGCATTACGCCGCTGTCCGCCGTCGTCAAAGGCAACAAGCTGATCGTTCGTCCTCTGCCAGGTTTGCCGGTTATCCGTGACCTGGTCGTCGATATGAGCATCTTCTACAAGCAATACGAGAAAGTTAAGCCGTTCCTGCAGAACGACACGCCGGCTCCGGCCATCGAGCGTCTGCAGTCCCCTGAAGAGCGTGAAAAGCTCGACGGTCTGTACGAGTGCATCCTGTGCGCTTGCTGCTCGACCTCGTGCCCGTCCTTCTGGTGGAACCCGGACAAGTTCCTGGGTCCAGCCGCTCTGCTGCAAGCGTACCGCTTCCTGGCAGACAGCCGTGACACCAAGACGTCCGAGCGTCTGGCTTCGCTGGATGACCCGTTCAGCGTATTCCGCTGCCGCGGGATCATGAACTGCGTCAACGTATGTCCTAAAGGCCTGAACCCGACTAAGGCCATTGGTCACATCCGTAACATGCTGCTGCAAAGCGGCGTGTAA
- the gltA gene encoding citrate synthase, with product MADKKAQLIIEGAAPVELPILTGTVGPDVIDVRGLTATGRFTFDPGFMSTASCESKITYIDGDNGILLHRGYPIEQLAEKSDYLETCYLLLNGELPTAEQKAQFVSTVKNHTMVHEQLKTFFNGFRRDAHPMAVMCGVVGALSAFYHDSLDINNPQHREISAIRLVAKMPTLAAMVYKYSMGQPMMYPRNDLTYAENFLHMMFNTPCEIKPISPVLAKAMDRIFILHADHEQNASTSTVRLAGSSGANPFACIAAGIAALWGPAHGGANEAVLTMLDEIGDVSNIDTFIAKAKDKNDPFKLMGFGHRVYKNRDPRATVMKQTCDEVLKELGIKNDPQLELAMRLEEIALTDPYFIERSLYPNVDFYSGIILKAIGIPTSMFTVIFALARTVGWISHWKEMLSSPYKIGRPRQLYTGYESRDITKLEDRH from the coding sequence ATGGCTGACAAAAAAGCGCAGTTGATCATCGAGGGCGCAGCCCCCGTCGAGCTGCCCATTTTAACCGGCACCGTTGGTCCCGATGTTATCGACGTACGGGGCCTGACGGCCACGGGCCGTTTCACTTTCGACCCAGGCTTCATGTCGACCGCCTCTTGCGAGTCGAAGATCACCTATATCGACGGCGACAATGGCATTCTGCTGCACCGGGGCTACCCGATCGAGCAACTGGCTGAGAAGTCGGACTATCTGGAAACCTGCTACCTGCTGCTAAACGGCGAATTGCCAACAGCCGAGCAGAAAGCCCAGTTCGTCAGCACCGTGAAGAACCACACCATGGTTCACGAGCAGTTGAAGACCTTCTTCAACGGCTTCCGTCGCGACGCCCACCCGATGGCCGTCATGTGCGGCGTAGTCGGCGCCCTGTCGGCCTTCTATCACGACTCCCTGGACATCAATAACCCGCAGCATCGCGAAATCTCCGCGATCCGCCTGGTTGCCAAGATGCCAACCCTGGCCGCAATGGTTTACAAGTACTCCATGGGCCAGCCCATGATGTACCCGCGCAACGACCTGACGTACGCGGAAAACTTCCTGCACATGATGTTCAACACCCCGTGCGAGATCAAACCGATCAGCCCGGTGCTGGCCAAGGCGATGGACCGGATTTTCATCCTCCACGCCGACCACGAGCAGAACGCCTCCACCTCTACCGTACGTCTGGCCGGCTCTTCGGGTGCCAACCCGTTCGCCTGTATCGCCGCCGGTATCGCCGCACTGTGGGGCCCTGCCCACGGCGGTGCGAACGAAGCCGTGTTGACCATGCTGGATGAAATCGGCGATGTCTCGAACATCGACACGTTCATCGCCAAGGCCAAGGACAAGAACGATCCGTTCAAGCTGATGGGCTTCGGTCACCGCGTCTACAAGAACCGTGACCCACGCGCCACCGTGATGAAGCAGACCTGCGACGAAGTGTTGAAGGAACTGGGCATCAAGAACGATCCGCAACTCGAACTGGCCATGCGCCTGGAAGAGATCGCCCTGACCGACCCGTACTTCATCGAGCGCTCGCTGTACCCGAACGTCGACTTCTACTCGGGGATCATCCTCAAGGCGATCGGCATTCCAACCAGCATGTTCACCGTGATCTTCGCCCTGGCCCGTACTGTAGGCTGGATCTCCCACTGGAAAGAAATGCTCTCCAGCCCGTACAAGATTGGCCGCCCGCGCCAGCTGTACACCGGCTACGAGTCGCGTGACATCACCAAGCTGGAAGATCGGCACTAA
- a CDS encoding DUF485 domain-containing protein, giving the protein MNDSIYLSIQNSPRFKELVRKRERFAWILSAIMLGLYSAFILLIAYGPQILGAKISPGSSITWGIPIGVGLIVSAFVLTAIYVRRANGEFDDLNNAILKEAAQ; this is encoded by the coding sequence ATGAACGACAGCATTTACCTCTCGATTCAAAACAGCCCGCGTTTCAAGGAGCTGGTGAGAAAAAGGGAAAGGTTCGCCTGGATTCTCTCGGCGATCATGCTAGGGCTTTACTCCGCTTTCATTCTTCTGATTGCCTATGGGCCGCAAATACTGGGGGCCAAGATCAGTCCCGGCTCGTCCATCACCTGGGGAATCCCGATTGGGGTCGGGCTGATTGTTTCGGCCTTTGTCCTGACTGCGATTTACGTACGACGCGCCAACGGCGAATTTGACGACCTGAACAATGCGATTCTCAAGGAGGCTGCGCAATGA
- a CDS encoding 2-oxoglutarate dehydrogenase E1 component, translating to MQESVMQRMWNSGYLSGGNAAYVEELYELYLHDPNAVPEEWRTKFQTLSSDGNAATDVSHATIRDQFVLLAKNQRRAQPVSAGSVSSEHEKKQVEVLRLIQAYRMRGHQAAQLDPLGLWQRPAPADLSINHYGLTNADLDTTFRAGDLFIGKEEASLREIHEALQQTYCRTIGAEFTHITDSEQRHWFQHRLEGVRGRPVLSADVRSHLLERVTAAEGLEKYLGTKYPGTKRFGLEGGESLIPMLDELIQRSGSYGTKEVVIGMAHRGRLNVLVNTFGKNPRELFDEFEGKKKVELGSGDVKYHQGFSSNVMTTGGEVHLAMAFNPSHLEIVSPVVEGSVRARQDRRNDATGEKVLPISIHGDAAFAGQGVVLETFQMSQTRGFKTGGTVHIVINNQVGFTISNPLDARSTEYATDVAKMIQAPILHVNGDDPEAVLFVTQLAIDYRMQFKRDVVIDLVCYRRRGHNEADEPSGTQPLMYQQIAKQRTTRELYAESLTKAGVVDDARVQAKVDEYRNALDNGLHVVKSLVKEPNKELFVDWRPYLGHAWTARHDTSFDLKTLQELSAKLLEIPEGFVVQRQVAKIYEDRQKMQAGGLPINWGYAETMAYATLAFEGHPIRMTGQDIGRGTFSHRHAVLHNQKDAGTYIPLQHLYEGQPRFDLFDSFLSEEAVLAFEYGYSTTTPQALVIWEAQFGDFANGAQVVIDQFITSGEHKWGRLCGLTMLLPHGYEGQGPEHSSARLERYLQLCAEHNIQVCVPTTPAQIYHLLRRQVIRPLRKPLVVLTPKSLLRHKLAISTLEDLADGSFQTVIPEIDTLDAAKVTRLILCSGKVYYDLLEKRRAEGREDIAIVRIEQLYPFPEDDLMEAIAPYTNLTHAVWCQEEPMNQGAWYSSQHHLRRSIGNHKTGLGLEYAGRDASAAPACGYASMHAEQQEKLLQDAFTV from the coding sequence ATGCAAGAAAGCGTGATGCAGCGCATGTGGAACAGCGGCTATCTTTCAGGTGGTAACGCTGCCTATGTGGAAGAGCTTTATGAGCTCTACCTGCACGACCCTAACGCTGTGCCAGAAGAATGGCGCACCAAATTTCAGACGTTGTCTTCAGACGGCAACGCTGCCACCGATGTATCGCACGCAACAATTCGCGATCAGTTTGTGCTGCTGGCAAAGAACCAGCGCCGCGCTCAGCCGGTTTCCGCCGGGAGCGTGAGCAGCGAGCATGAGAAGAAGCAAGTTGAAGTATTGCGACTGATCCAGGCTTACCGGATGCGTGGCCACCAGGCGGCCCAGCTTGACCCGCTGGGGCTCTGGCAGCGTCCTGCACCTGCTGACCTGTCGATCAATCATTACGGCTTGACCAATGCCGATCTTGATACGACCTTCCGTGCCGGCGACCTGTTCATCGGCAAAGAGGAAGCGAGCCTACGCGAAATTCACGAAGCGTTGCAGCAGACATATTGCCGCACCATCGGCGCTGAGTTCACGCATATCACCGATTCCGAGCAACGCCACTGGTTCCAGCATCGCCTGGAAGGTGTGCGTGGCCGTCCGGTGCTGTCCGCCGACGTACGCAGCCACCTGCTCGAGCGCGTGACCGCAGCTGAAGGTCTCGAGAAATACCTGGGCACCAAATACCCGGGCACCAAGCGTTTTGGCCTGGAAGGCGGCGAGAGCCTCATTCCAATGCTCGACGAGCTGATCCAGCGTTCCGGTTCCTATGGCACCAAGGAAGTCGTGATCGGCATGGCTCACCGTGGTCGCCTGAACGTGTTGGTCAATACCTTCGGCAAGAACCCGCGCGAGCTGTTCGACGAGTTCGAAGGCAAGAAGAAGGTCGAACTGGGTTCCGGTGACGTTAAATACCACCAGGGCTTCTCGTCCAACGTGATGACCACCGGCGGTGAAGTTCACCTGGCCATGGCGTTCAACCCATCCCACCTGGAAATCGTTTCCCCAGTGGTCGAGGGTTCGGTCCGTGCTCGTCAGGATCGTCGTAACGATGCCACCGGTGAAAAGGTCCTGCCGATTTCCATCCACGGTGACGCGGCATTCGCCGGCCAAGGCGTGGTTCTGGAAACGTTCCAGATGTCGCAGACTCGCGGCTTTAAGACTGGCGGTACGGTTCACATCGTCATCAACAACCAGGTTGGCTTCACCATCAGCAACCCGCTGGACGCGCGCTCTACCGAGTACGCCACCGACGTTGCCAAGATGATCCAGGCGCCGATCCTCCATGTGAATGGTGATGATCCGGAAGCCGTGTTGTTCGTGACCCAGCTCGCTATCGACTACCGCATGCAGTTCAAGCGTGACGTGGTGATCGACCTGGTTTGCTACCGCCGTCGCGGTCACAACGAAGCGGATGAGCCTAGCGGCACCCAGCCGTTGATGTACCAGCAAATCGCCAAGCAGCGCACCACCCGTGAGCTGTACGCTGAAAGCCTGACCAAGGCCGGCGTGGTTGACGATGCGCGTGTTCAGGCGAAAGTCGATGAATACCGCAACGCGCTGGACAACGGTCTGCATGTCGTAAAAAGCCTGGTTAAAGAGCCGAACAAAGAGCTGTTCGTTGACTGGCGTCCGTACCTGGGCCACGCCTGGACTGCGCGTCACGACACCTCGTTCGATCTGAAAACCTTGCAGGAACTGTCTGCCAAGCTGCTGGAAATTCCAGAAGGCTTCGTTGTGCAGCGCCAGGTTGCGAAGATCTACGAAGACCGTCAGAAGATGCAAGCCGGCGGCCTGCCGATCAACTGGGGTTACGCCGAAACCATGGCGTACGCGACCCTGGCGTTCGAAGGTCACCCGATCCGCATGACCGGCCAGGATATCGGCCGTGGTACGTTCTCGCACCGTCACGCGGTATTGCACAACCAGAAAGACGCGGGCACCTACATTCCGCTGCAACACCTTTACGAAGGCCAGCCACGTTTCGACCTGTTCGATTCGTTCCTGTCCGAAGAAGCCGTACTGGCGTTCGAATACGGTTACTCCACCACCACGCCTCAGGCGCTGGTGATCTGGGAAGCCCAGTTCGGCGACTTCGCCAACGGTGCCCAAGTGGTTATTGACCAGTTCATCACCAGCGGTGAGCACAAGTGGGGCCGTCTGTGCGGTCTGACCATGCTGCTGCCACACGGTTATGAAGGTCAGGGTCCGGAGCACTCTTCGGCCCGTCTGGAGCGTTACCTGCAGCTGTGCGCCGAGCACAACATCCAGGTGTGCGTGCCGACTACCCCGGCCCAGATCTACCACTTGCTGCGTCGTCAGGTGATCCGCCCGCTGCGCAAGCCGCTGGTAGTGCTGACTCCGAAGTCGCTGTTGCGTCACAAATTGGCCATCTCGACCCTGGAAGATCTGGCCGACGGTTCGTTCCAGACCGTTATTCCAGAAATCGACACCCTGGACGCAGCCAAGGTCACTCGCCTGATCCTGTGCAGCGGCAAGGTTTACTACGACTTGCTGGAAAAACGCCGTGCCGAAGGCCGCGAAGACATCGCCATCGTGCGTATCGAGCAGCTTTACCCGTTCCCGGAAGACGACCTGATGGAGGCCATCGCGCCTTACACCAACCTCACCCATGCGGTGTGGTGCCAGGAAGAACCGATGAACCAGGGCGCTTGGTACAGCAGCCAGCATCATTTGCGTCGCAGCATCGGCAACCACAAGACAGGCCTTGGCCTTGAGTATGCCGGTCGTGATGCTTCTGCTGCACCTGCGTGTGGTTATGCGTCGATGCACGCCGAGCAGCAGGAAAAACTGCTGCAAGATGCTTTCACTGTTTAA
- a CDS encoding glycine betaine ABC transporter substrate-binding protein, with protein sequence MKMRRLLGAAATLVVAMGSTLASADSKTLSIGYVDGWSDSVATTHVAAEVIKEKLGYDVKLQAVATGIMWQGVATGKLDAMLSAWLPVTHGEYWAKNKDKVVDYGPNFKDAKIGLIVPEYVKAKSIEDLKTDTTFKNKIVGIDAGSGVMLKTDEAIKAYGLDYKLQASSGAAMIAELTRAEDKQESIAVTGWVPHWMFAKWKLRFLDDPKGIYGAAETVNSIGSKGLEKKAPEVAAFLKKFQWASKDEIGEVMLAIQEGAKPDAAAKDWVAKHPERVAEWIGK encoded by the coding sequence ATGAAGATGCGACGACTCTTGGGCGCAGCTGCCACTCTGGTAGTTGCGATGGGCTCCACACTGGCCAGCGCCGACAGCAAAACCCTGAGCATCGGCTATGTAGACGGCTGGTCCGACAGCGTTGCCACCACTCACGTGGCGGCAGAGGTGATCAAGGAAAAGCTCGGTTATGACGTGAAACTGCAAGCCGTCGCCACCGGGATCATGTGGCAGGGCGTAGCTACCGGCAAACTCGACGCCATGCTTTCCGCCTGGCTGCCCGTGACCCACGGTGAATACTGGGCCAAGAACAAGGACAAGGTGGTCGACTACGGGCCTAACTTCAAGGATGCGAAAATTGGCTTGATCGTGCCGGAGTACGTCAAGGCCAAGTCCATCGAAGACCTCAAGACCGACACCACCTTCAAGAACAAGATCGTCGGCATTGATGCCGGTTCAGGCGTAATGCTCAAGACCGACGAAGCCATCAAGGCCTATGGCCTGGATTACAAGCTGCAAGCCAGTTCGGGCGCTGCGATGATCGCCGAGCTGACCCGTGCCGAAGACAAGCAGGAATCCATTGCGGTGACCGGTTGGGTGCCACACTGGATGTTCGCCAAGTGGAAACTGCGTTTCCTGGACGATCCAAAAGGGATTTATGGTGCTGCTGAAACCGTCAACAGCATCGGCAGCAAGGGCCTGGAGAAGAAAGCGCCGGAAGTCGCCGCCTTCCTGAAGAAATTCCAGTGGGCCTCCAAGGACGAAATCGGCGAAGTCATGCTCGCGATTCAAGAGGGTGCCAAGCCTGATGCGGCGGCCAAGGACTGGGTTGCCAAGCACCCTGAGCGTGTCGCCGAGTGGATCGGTAAATAA
- a CDS encoding cation acetate symporter, translating into MIRRLLAVLGASVFAPAVWAAEALTGEVHKQPLNIPAILMFVAFVGATLCITYWASKRNKSAADYYAAGGKITGFQNGLAIAGDYMSAASFLGISALVFTSGYDGLIYSIGFLVGWPIILFLIAERLRNLGKYTFADVASYRLGQTQIRSLSACGSLVVVAFYLIAQMVGAGKLIQLLFGLDYHVAVILVGILMCMYVLFGGMLATTWVQIIKAVLLLSGASFMALMVMKHVNFDFNMLFSEAIKVHPKGEAIMSPGGLVKDPISAFSLGLALMFGTAGLPHILMRFFTVSDAKEARKSVLYATGFIGYFYILTFIIGFGAILLVSTNPAFKDAAGALLGGNNMAAVHLANAVGGSIFLGFISAVAFATILAVVAGLTLAGASAVSHDLYASVIKKGKANEKDEIRVSKITTIALAVLAIGLGILFESQNIAFMVGLAFSIAASCNFPVLLLSMYWKNLTTRGAMIGGWLGLISAVGLMILGPTIWVSILHHEKAIFPYEYPALFSMIIAFVGIWFFSITDKSAAAEKERALYFPQFVRSQTGLGASGAVNH; encoded by the coding sequence ATGATCCGTCGTCTATTGGCTGTACTCGGCGCTTCGGTCTTTGCGCCTGCCGTTTGGGCGGCGGAAGCATTGACCGGCGAAGTGCATAAACAACCGCTGAATATCCCGGCGATCCTGATGTTCGTCGCCTTCGTCGGCGCGACCCTGTGCATCACCTACTGGGCATCCAAGCGCAACAAATCGGCCGCCGACTACTATGCGGCCGGCGGCAAGATCACCGGTTTCCAGAACGGCCTGGCGATTGCTGGCGACTACATGTCGGCGGCGTCCTTCCTGGGGATTTCCGCGCTGGTGTTCACCTCCGGCTACGATGGCCTGATCTACTCGATCGGCTTCCTGGTGGGCTGGCCGATCATTCTGTTCCTGATCGCCGAACGCCTGCGTAACCTGGGCAAGTACACCTTTGCCGACGTAGCGTCCTATCGCCTGGGGCAAACCCAGATCCGCAGCCTGTCGGCCTGTGGCTCGCTGGTGGTGGTGGCGTTCTACCTGATCGCGCAGATGGTTGGCGCGGGCAAGCTGATCCAGTTGCTGTTCGGCCTCGATTACCATGTGGCGGTGATCCTGGTGGGCATCCTGATGTGCATGTACGTGCTGTTCGGCGGCATGCTGGCGACCACATGGGTGCAGATCATCAAGGCGGTCCTGCTGCTGTCCGGCGCCTCGTTCATGGCGCTGATGGTGATGAAGCACGTCAACTTCGACTTCAACATGCTGTTTTCCGAGGCGATCAAGGTTCACCCTAAAGGTGAAGCGATCATGAGTCCCGGCGGCCTGGTGAAAGATCCGATCTCTGCATTCTCCTTGGGGCTGGCGCTGATGTTCGGCACCGCAGGCCTGCCGCACATCCTGATGCGCTTCTTCACCGTAAGCGACGCCAAGGAAGCTCGTAAGAGCGTGCTGTATGCCACGGGCTTCATCGGCTACTTCTACATCCTGACCTTTATCATCGGCTTCGGCGCGATCCTGTTGGTCAGCACCAACCCGGCGTTCAAGGATGCGGCAGGCGCCTTGCTGGGCGGTAACAACATGGCGGCGGTGCACCTGGCCAACGCGGTGGGCGGCAGTATCTTCCTGGGCTTCATCTCGGCTGTGGCATTTGCCACCATCCTGGCGGTGGTTGCCGGTTTGACCCTGGCGGGCGCTTCGGCGGTGTCCCATGACCTGTATGCCAGCGTGATCAAGAAAGGCAAGGCCAACGAAAAGGATGAGATTCGCGTGTCGAAGATCACCACCATCGCCCTGGCGGTGCTGGCAATCGGCCTGGGTATCCTGTTCGAAAGCCAGAACATTGCGTTCATGGTCGGCCTGGCGTTCTCCATTGCGGCCAGCTGTAACTTCCCGGTACTGCTGCTTTCCATGTACTGGAAAAACCTCACCACCCGTGGCGCGATGATTGGCGGCTGGCTGGGCTTGATCAGTGCCGTCGGCCTGATGATCCTTGGCCCGACCATCTGGGTCTCGATCCTGCACCACGAAAAAGCCATCTTCCCGTACGAGTACCCGGCGCTGTTCTCGATGATCATCGCGTTCGTCGGTATCTGGTTCTTCTCCATCACCGACAAGTCGGCGGCGGCAGAGAAGGAGCGTGCACTGTACTTCCCGCAGTTTGTGCGTTCGCAAACGGGCCTGGGGGCGAGTGGGGCGGTGAATCATTGA
- the sdhD gene encoding succinate dehydrogenase, hydrophobic membrane anchor protein has product MVTSVTNLSRSGLYDWMAQRVSAVVLAAYFIFLIGYLVANPGIGYEQWHGLFSHNAMRIFSLLALVALGAHAWVGMWTIATDYLTPMALGKSATAVRFLFQAVCGVAMFAYFVWGVQILWGI; this is encoded by the coding sequence ATGGTAACCAGCGTTACGAACCTATCGCGTTCAGGCCTCTATGACTGGATGGCGCAGCGTGTGTCTGCGGTCGTTCTCGCGGCTTATTTCATTTTCCTGATCGGATACCTCGTCGCAAACCCGGGCATTGGCTATGAGCAATGGCACGGCCTGTTTTCCCACAATGCGATGCGAATCTTCAGTCTGCTGGCACTTGTAGCCCTGGGCGCTCACGCCTGGGTCGGCATGTGGACCATCGCGACCGACTACCTGACGCCGATGGCGCTGGGCAAGTCCGCGACTGCAGTACGTTTCCTCTTCCAGGCAGTATGCGGCGTCGCGATGTTCGCTTACTTCGTCTGGGGTGTGCAGATTCTTTGGGGTATCTGA